From a single Pleurodeles waltl isolate 20211129_DDA chromosome 10, aPleWal1.hap1.20221129, whole genome shotgun sequence genomic region:
- the LOC138262342 gene encoding olfactory receptor 1f45-like, whose product MGLKNWTFTNEFILLGVSDQPWMQPWLFVIFLAMYVTTLLGNTTIICIIGSDCRLHTPMYFFLCNFSFVDICLTSVTVPKLLANILSEKKSIYFSGCVAQLFFFLLIGNMESFLLGVMAYDRYVAICNPLHYTTVMSRQVCLVLVVVSWITSALHSLIYSVMASRLSYCKSNILHHFFCDIPPLLKLSCSDTSMYELIIFTEGSIVVMGPFILITISYALIVFTLLKVSSEQGRWKAFSTCFSHLVVVTLFYGTDIFMYFRPSSSYSLDYDRVVSVMYTIVAPMLNPFIYSLRNKDVKDALKKPVYQSTFTIQRKATRM is encoded by the exons ATGGGCCTGAAGAATTGGACGTTTACTAATGAGTTCATCCTTCTAGGAGTATCGGACCAGCCATGGATGCAGCCATGGCTCTTTGTTATCTTTCTTGCAATGTATGTTACCACTCTTCTAGGAAACACAACCATTATCTGCATCATTGGATCAGATTGTCGGCTGCACACCCCCATGTATTTCTTTCTTTGTAACTTTTCATTTGTTGATATCTGTCTGACATCGGTAACTGTTCCAAAACTCCTGGCCAACATCCTTTCTGAGAAGAAGAGTATTTATTTCAGCGGGTGTGTGGCCcagctcttcttctttcttttgatTGGTAACATGGAGAGTTTCCTTTTGGGAGTGATGGCTTACGACAGGTATGTAGCCATCTGCAACCCACTTCATTACACCACTGTGATGAGCAGGCAAGTCTGCCTTGTGTTAGTTGTAGTGTCATGGATCACCTCTGCATTACATTCTCTGATATACAGTGTAATGGCCTCCAGGTTGTCCTACTGCAAGTCCAAtatcctacaccacttcttctgTGACATCCCACCACTGCTGAAGCTCTCGTGCTCGGACACCTCAATGTATGAGCTCATTATTTTCACAGAGGGGTCCATTGTCGTTATGGGCCCATTCATCTTGATTACCATCTCTTATGCCCTCATAGTCTTTACTCTTCTGAAGGTGTCTTCTGAGCAGGGACGATGGAAAGCGTTCTCAACTTGCTTCTCCCATCTAGTTGTTGTTACCCTCTTCTACGGCACAGATATCTTCATGTATTTTCGGCCATCTTCAAGTTACTCCCTGGATTATGACCGTGTGGTGAGCGTTATGTACACCATTGTGGCACCGATGTTGAACCCCTTCATCTACAGCTTAAGAAACAAAGATGTAAAGGATGCCCTGAAGAAA CCAGTATATCAAAGTACTTTCACCATTCAAAGGAAGGCCACCAGAATGTAA